One Solanum lycopersicum chromosome 4, SLM_r2.1 DNA window includes the following coding sequences:
- the LOC138348123 gene encoding uncharacterized protein codes for MAAPLNHEEGQSSHRPPRFNGHFYSWWKVRMHDYLMAEDSEKEIEKGFKAKTLLVCGIGPDEYNRVSACESAKEIWDCLLTAHEGTEQVKESKIDMLMSRYENVKMKEGETIHDMFTKFSSITNELRSLGEPISMTKQVRKVLRILPKSWESKVDAITEAKDLKVLTMDALIGNLKTHEMNRNYDLSKKEIKKDKSLMLKYKSDEDSSDDDDMAYLISRFQKIVKKNKMYKRGTNGTRNVAQGDTCYKCGKSGHFIRECPLLKTENKEHKKHRGDKENKRDLVLGNRVRKAAADMVVKRALAAWGDSSSDSEDPDEPKDVSMVAVHEEETVFNEMFALMAHKENEEEDNQVTLFDMKVDLDKYSLKKLRTLAKVMLDSVIELTFERDTMIAELEILTENKGQFEDTMSRMVSLELKNSKLKNQLCQITEEAENLNGKPNSLQAEIQEKLKNSEKNLSLSLEKNNKLEQDVVKLKKELENSLKWTKSSKLLSNVTNQSNFNKKGLGSLNISPPYNPHSKYLFVSDNLLCLHCGKNGHLKNECVSWRNSCERYSKYAEKQNVPNERPGPTESVSTHRFSKKNSVPAPRSFVRKIRSLPYWAKYNLITPLSAYWELKLKWVPKLNK; via the exons ATGGCAGCTCCACTTAACCACGAAGAAGGTCAGTCATCACACAGacctcctcgtttcaatggacacttctacagttggtggaaagttagaatgcacGACTATCTCATGGCTGAAGATAGcga GAAAGAGATTGAAAAGGGtttcaaagctaaaactcttctagtctgtgggataggacctgatgagtacAACAGAGTGTCAGCCTGTGAGTCTGCTAAAGAAATTTGGGATTGCTTGTTGACTGCacatgaaggaactgaacaagtcaaagaatccAAGATTGACATGCTCATGTCACGATATGAGAACGtcaaaatgaaggaaggagaaactATACATGACATGTTCACCAAGTTTTCTTCTATTACAAATGAGTTGCGAAGTTTGggtgaacctataagcatgacCAAACAAGTCAGGAAAGTGCTTCGAATTCTTCCAAAGTCTTGGGAGAGCAAAGTTGATGCCATTACTGAAGCTAAAGACTTGAAGGTGCTGACCATGGATGCCTTGATTGGCAATCTTAAAacacatgagatgaatcgaaactatgatttgtcaaaaaaggaaataaagaagGACAAAtcattgatgttgaagtataaATCGGATGAAGATtcaagtgatgatgatgatatggcatatctcatcagtagatttcaaaagattgtgaaaaaaaacaaaatgtataaaagaggaacaaatgggACTCGAAATGTTGCTCAAGGAGATACttgctacaagtgtggaaaatCTGGACACTTCATCAGAGAGTGTCCTTTGCTCAAGACTGAAAACAAGGAACATAAAAAACACAGGGGtgataaagaaaacaaaagggaCCTGGTACTTGGAAACAGAGTTCGTAAAGCTGCTGCTGATATGGTTGTCAAAAGAGCTCTTGCTGCATGGGGGGATTCTTCTAGTGACTCAGAAGATCCTGATGAGCCAAAAGATGTGTCGATGGTTGCTGTGCACGAGGAGGAAACCgtcttcaatgaaatgtttgctctcatggcacacaaagaaaatgaggaagaagaCAATCAGGTAACTCTTTTTGACATGAAAGTTGACCtggataaatattctcttaaaaaattgagaacctTGGCAAAAGTCATGTTAGATTCTGTGATAGAGTTAACATTTGAAAGAGATACCATGATTgctgaacttgaaattttaactgaaaacaaagGTCAATTTGAAGACACAATGTCAAGAATGGTGTCTCTAGAGTTAAAAAACTCTAAACTTAAGAACCAGTTGTGTCAGAttactgaagaagctgaaaatttGAATGGAAAGCCAAATAGTCTGCAAGCTGAAattcaagagaaattgaaaaactctGAGAAAAATCTTAGTTTGTCACTTGAAAAGAATAACAAATTAGAACAGGATGTTGTGAAACTTAAGAAAGAGCTTGAAAATTCTCTTAAGTGGACCAAATCCTCAAAGTTGCTGTCAAATGtgacaaatcagagtaatttcaataagaaaggactaggaagtCTAAACATAAGTCCTCCTTATAATCCTCACAGTAAGTATTTGTTTGTGTCCGACAATCTGTTGTGTCTGCATTGTGGTAAGAATGGACATTTGAAGAATGAGTGTGTTAGCTGGAGAAACTCATGTGAAAGATATTCTAAGTATGCTGAAAAACAAAATGTACCAAATGAGAGACCTGGTCCTACAGAGTCTGTCTCAACTcacagattttcaaagaaaaattctGTTCCTGCTCCTAGGTCCTTTGTTAGAAAGATTCGAAGTCTACCATATTGGGCCAAGTACAATCTGATCACTCCTTTGTCTGCCTACTGGGAACTCAAgctgaaatgggttcccaagcttaacaagtga